The DNA window GGACCCTGTGGTGCCATCAGCTTCCAACCCATTCTCCATCTCAGCTATTCTCTGCCCCTACAGACAGCCCATTGTGTTCCTGCGGCCCCCTGGGCGCCCATTAAGATGACATCACTTCCAACCTGACAGAAAAGAGCTCAAACAGTGACATCTGTGTGAATGCCCACAGACACGCGTGTGCTCACCACAGAGATGACAGCTGGGGTGCTCTCCACTTACCGATGCCGTGCGAAGGCAACTGCTGGCCTGGGGCGATGCGCTGCGCCCTTCTGCCTGTGAGCCAGGGGACACCGCCAGGAGATAGTGGCTGTTGGGGGACGGTGGCAGGCTGATGTGTTGAGGGCTCTTTGCAGCCCCGAGTGGAGAGTGCTGGGGGGAGCACTGCGGGCTCAGGAATGTCGAGGAGGTGATGGTACTTTGCCCCGCAGGCTCCAAGCAGTGGCTATTTACAATGTGAGACAGCTGTGGCACCCCACAGTTACTTAACTTATCCGAGCTGCTGGCTTGGCCTTTCAAGGCAGTTTGTTTGGATGCAAATGGGCAGCTGGacactgcattttcttgcttGATGGGAACACCAAAGAAAtgctgggagggctgctgtTTCTCCTCAAGGCCATTGCTTCTCTTTCGCTTCTGCAGTTGCATCCTTAGTTCTTCTACCTGCCTCTGCTCTTGTTGCAGCTTCCACGTCAATTCATTGATGACCTTCTGCTTCTCCACCAGCATTTTGTCCTTCTCTGTGTCaatcccttccagctccagctggaTGCTCCCTCCGTTCATGCTGCTCATCAGGCTTTCCTCAGCACTACCGTGAACTGGAGATGGCTGAAGACCAAACTGTGGAGAAGACATGGGCCCGTCGTTGAATGTGTCTGGCAGAGAGCCGCTCACAGAGAGGTCAGAGGAGGCTGGAGAGATGGGTGGAGTGGAACTGGTGCTGCCGAAGTGGTAGAAGCCGTTTGATAACATGCCAGTGGAAGACTGCGACTGGTAACTTGACAAGGTGCTTGTTGGAGTGACTGGAAAGGTGACAGTTGTGATCTCACTGAAATTTGGCACCGCATTGCTGCTGCACTCCTGGAAGGGCCGTAGCCGTTCCATCAGTGCTGTTTTGGTACCTGATACAGGCAGGCCTCTTATTCGGAGCTGCTGTCTCAGTTCTGACACCTAGAAGAAAATTCACCAACAATAATTCCCAATGCTTCCCCTTGAAGGTGAGTGCTTTAGAAACCTGACATCACAGGTTCCCTGCTCTGGCtccccaggtgctcagtcaccaTGCACAATCCTGATCACCATATATTTTGCAGGACGCTGAGCCTTCCCAATGGGAAAACCTTCCTTCTTCTGCTAGAAACTGACTTGACCAGTTCTtgaccaccctctcagtgaagaactTTATTCTATGGCCAAACTCATGTTATTTCTACCTCACTGTATTTTCCCATCTAATAGTGATGGAGAAATACATTGTCCCAAGGTCTCTGCTCCTAAAAAGACTCAGTCTTCCTTATGGCtgaagcttttttaaaaaaacccaatcaTTGATCTGAATGATGCTCCCTTGTGCCCTTGCCTACATGAGAGGTTTAGATAATACTCAGTGTTCACAGCTGCAGTCTCTGGAGATACGTGCTTGTGCAGTGAGTGGACCTGGCCTGACCACTGctggcagaggagctgcagcatcaTGGTCTCAGCATGGGCTTTGCACtgacagaagagaagctgagtCACTGGGTAGGTGTGAAGGCCATGCTGACCtattttctgtctgttctgtTGGCAGTATCCAAGATATCCACCATAATACTACAGAAGCTGTGGGGTCATGAGCTGTCAGAACAGCAACACAGGTTGTCCTATAGTCCTGGACCTGATGTCCTGGCCTGCAGATGTCTCAAGATGTAGGGTTTGCTGATACATCCACTGGAGCAGTGCACACATGTGATGCCCACATAGGAACAAATCCCTGTTTTTAGTTATCACCACCCTGACCAATTCCTGTTCCACTGTGCTGTACACCTCAGTTTGCTCACAGTGTGGTGGTGCATGCTGATCTATAACACACAGTCAGCCCCTGTCAGCACAACCTGCAGCACTACATTGCACACACAAGGGTAGCAACAAACATGCGGTCTATAAAATTCTGCTCCCATGCTGACAAAGTGTTCACTTACTTTCAGATCATCCAGGTTAGATGGCAGAGGGCCTGGCTTGATAGATGAGACACAAGTCTGGCCTGAAAAGGTGGTTTTCACAGGAGAAAGAGGGGTGTTGCTGACAGAAGTTGATGAAGCATTTGAACTTTTGATCATTTGCTCATTTGATTGCCTGAAATAACAAAGGAGATATGGGGTAACATGGCTGCCCTCTGGGCTTTCTGTGCCCATTGCTATGATGTACTATCTCCCTGCTCCCCTGGGGCTCTTATCCCCTGTATGAGACCTAAAGGACTGCCAACTCCAAGGAAAACCAGTTTGGGCTGCAAGGAGATTGCTGGTAACCTACCAGCAGGTCACAGGTTCCCCAGATAGTGCACAAAGCCAGAACAGCTTTTTGGGAGGTTGCTATGTTTTCCTTACTATCTCCAACGCACTGGCACaaatggaaagggaagaggaaatttTGGAGGGAGGTAGTACTAAGCCCTGCTATTGGCACACTGTCACTCACTTTATCTGGCCTTGGTGCATCCCTGGGTAGttgaagtgctgctgctgttgctgctgttgctgctgttgttgctgttgctgctggctgaggatctgcagctgcagaaagagctgctgctgctggaggagtcTTGCATATGCAGAGTCCATAGGTGGAGGGGACTTCTCTGCCTTCTGGTCTGGAGGGATGTACTGGTGATATTTCAGCTTCTTCACCTTGGGCTTAGTGTCCTTGGGTTTTTTGTGACGGTTCTTGCTATCACTGGATGATTTTGACTGTTGGtccaagaagaaaaggaattagCTG is part of the Gallus gallus isolate bGalGal1 chromosome 18, bGalGal1.mat.broiler.GRCg7b, whole genome shotgun sequence genome and encodes:
- the MYOCD gene encoding myocardin isoform X19, coding for MTLLGSEHSLLIRSKFRSVLQLRLQQRRTREQLADQGIMPPLKSPSAFHEQRKSLERAKTEDYLKHKIRSRPERSDLVNMHILQGTQVNFSKPSDAFAFEEDSSNDGLSPEQARSEDSQGSTESSAGTKSSELPPSAPSGPAQDHPRGIEGNTAELASGQSGQCNSPKQAVGQDSPPLPVPSVVKSKSSSDSKNRHKKPKDTKPKVKKLKYHQYIPPDQKAEKSPPPMDSAYARLLQQQQLFLQLQILSQQQQQQQQQQQQQQQHFNYPGMHQGQIKQSNEQMIKSSNASSTSVSNTPLSPVKTTFSGQTCVSSIKPGPLPSNLDDLKVSELRQQLRIRGLPVSGTKTALMERLRPFQECSSNAVPNFSEITTVTFPVTPTSTLSSYQSQSSTGMLSNGFYHFGSTSSTPPISPASSDLSVSGSLPDTFNDGPMSSPQFGLQPSPVHGSAEESLMSSMNGGSIQLELEGIDTEKDKMLVEKQKVINELTWKLQQEQRQVEELRMQLQKRKRSNGLEEKQQPSQHFFGVPIKQENAVSSCPFASKQTALKGQASSSDKLSNCGVPQLSHIVNSHCLEPAGQSTITSSTFLSPQCSPQHSPLGAAKSPQHISLPPSPNSHYLLAVSPGSQAEGRSASPQASSCLRTASQMTRSQQMDELLDVLIESGEMPANAKEDRSCLQKVPQITVSTGNSSTPLPKSSAPFEQVSSTQLPFEHCPGGGDAHLEVLLNAHSPLGRVGEITLLKMGGEESHFEGMIEGFSSKAADELLTSQEILQTPLSPMETQLSPSPADGSGLQMSFTESPWETMEWLDLTPPSSATGFSSLTPAGPSIFNIDFLDVTDLNLNTSMDLHLQQW
- the MYOCD gene encoding myocardin, with protein sequence MTLLGSEHSLLIRSKFRSVLQLRLQQRRTREQLADQGIMPPLKSPSAFHEQRKSLERAKTEDYLKHKIRSRPERSDLVNMHILQDSAAEGSIQSTQMKLKRARLADDLNEKIALRPGPLELVEKNIIPVDSAVKEAIKGTQVNFSKPSDAFAFEEDSSNDGLSPEQARSEDSQGSTESSAGTKSSELPPSAPSGPAQDHPRGIEGNTAELASGQSGQCNSPKQAVGQDSPPLPVPSVVKSKSSSDSKNRHKKPKDTKPKVKKLKYHQYIPPDQKAEKSPPPMDSAYARLLQQQQLFLQLQILSQQQQQQQQQQQQQQQHFNYPGMHQGQIKQSNEQMIKSSNASSTSVSNTPLSPVKTTFSGQTCVSSIKPGPLPSNLDDLKVSELRQQLRIRGLPVSGTKTALMERLRPFQECSSNAVPNFSEITTVTFPVTPTSTLSSYQSQSSTGMLSNGFYHFGSTSSTPPISPASSDLSVSGSLPDTFNDGPMSSPQFGLQPSPVHGSAEESLMSSMNGGSIQLELEGIDTEKDKMLVEKQKVINELTWKLQQEQRQVEELRMQLQKRKRSNGLEEKQQPSQHFFGVPIKQENAVSSCPFASKQTALKGQASSSDKLSNCGVPQLSHIVNSHCLEPAGQSTITSSTFLSPQCSPQHSPLGAAKSPQHISLPPSPNSHYLLAVSPGSQAEGRSASPQASSCLRTASQMTRSQQMDELLDVLIESGEMPANAKEDRSCLQKVPQITVSTGNSSTPLPKSSAPFEQVSSTQLPFEHCPGGGDAHLEVLLNAHSPLGRVGEITLLKMGGEESHFEGMIEGFSSKAADELLTSQEILQTPLSPMETQLSPSPADGSGLQMSFTESPWETMEWLDLTPPSSATGFSSLTPAGPSIFNIDFLDVTDLNLNTSMDLHLQQW
- the MYOCD gene encoding myocardin isoform X31, whose protein sequence is MVMNGVIKQDRSDHKNAPSGNEEEKAPKEKAAGEVRDGTKLQPPPFAERKNVLQLRLQQRRTREQLADQGIMPPLKSPSAFHEQRKSLERAKTEDYLKHKIRSRPERSDLVNMHILQAGTQVNFSKPSDAFAFEEDSSNDGLSPEQARSEDSQGSTESSAGTKSSELPPSAPSGPAQDHPRGIEGNTAELASGQSGQCNSPKQAVGQDSPPLPVPSVVKSKSSSDSKNRHKKPKDTKPKVKKLKYHQYIPPDQKAEKSPPPMDSAYARLLQQQQLFLQLQILSQQQQQQQQQQQQQQQHFNYPGMHQGQIKQSNEQMIKSSNASSTSVSNTPLSPVKTTFSGQTCVSSIKPGPLPSNLDDLKVSELRQQLRIRGLPVSGTKTALMERLRPFQECSSNAVPNFSEITTVTFPVTPTSTLSSYQSQSSTGMLSNGFYHFGSTSSTPPISPASSDLSVSGSLPDTFNDGPMSSPQFGLQPSPVHGSAEESLMSSMNGGSIQLELEGIDTEKDKMLVEKQKVINELTWKLQQEQRQVEELRMQLQKRKRSNGLEEKQQPSQHFFGVPIKQENAVSSCPFASKQTALKGQASSSDKLSNCGVPQLSHIVNSHCLEPAGQSTITSSTFLSPQCSPQHSPLGAAKSPQHISLPPSPNSHYLLAVSPGSQAEGRSASPQASSCLRTASMTRSQQMDELLDVLIESGEMPANAKEDRSCLQKVPQITVSTGNSSTPLPKSSAPFEQVSSTQLPFEHCPGGGDAHLEVLLNAHSPLGRVGEITLLKMGGEESHFEGMIEGFSSKAADELLTSQEILQTPLSPMETQLSPSPADGSGLQMSFTESPWETMEWLDLTPPSSATGFSSLTPAGPSIFNIDFLDVTDLNLNTSMDLHLQQW
- the MYOCD gene encoding myocardin isoform X26 → MAPSSSHPPLRSGRMTEDYLKHKIRSRPERSDLVNMHILQGTQVNFSKPSDAFAFEEDSSNDGLSPEQARSEDSQGSTESSAGTKSSELPPSAPSGPAQDHPRGIEGNTAELASGQSGQCNSPKQAVGQDSPPLPVPSVVKSKSSSDSKNRHKKPKDTKPKVKKLKYHQYIPPDQKAEKSPPPMDSAYARLLQQQQLFLQLQILSQQQQQQQQQQQQQQQHFNYPGMHQGQIKQSNEQMIKSSNASSTSVSNTPLSPVKTTFSGQTCVSSIKPGPLPSNLDDLKVSELRQQLRIRGLPVSGTKTALMERLRPFQECSSNAVPNFSEITTVTFPVTPTSTLSSYQSQSSTGMLSNGFYHFGSTSSTPPISPASSDLSVSGSLPDTFNDGPMSSPQFGLQPSPVHGSAEESLMSSMNGGSIQLELEGIDTEKDKMLVEKQKVINELTWKLQQEQRQVEELRMQLQKRKRSNGLEEKQQPSQHFFGVPIKQENAVSSCPFASKQTALKGQASSSDKLSNCGVPQLSHIVNSHCLEPAGQSTITSSTFLSPQCSPQHSPLGAAKSPQHISLPPSPNSHYLLAVSPGSQAEGRSASPQASSCLRTASQMTRSQQMDELLDVLIESGEMPANAKEDRSCLQKVPQITVSTGNSSTPLPKSSAPFEQVSSTQLPFEHCPGGGDAHLEVLLNAHSPLGRVGEITLLKMGGEESHFEGMIEGFSSKAADELLTSQEILQTPLSPMETQLSPSPADGSGLQMSFTESPWETMEWLDLTPPSSATGFSSLTPAGPSIFNIDFLDVTDLNLNTSMDLHLQQW
- the MYOCD gene encoding myocardin isoform X6, which codes for MGRSLLNQTLCWIFMPLFAGYIYILQLRLQQRRTREQLADQGIMPPLKSPSAFHEQRKSLERAKVIPTAIPTEDYLKHKIRSRPERSDLVNMHILQDSAAEGSIQSTQMKLKRARLADDLNEKIALRPGPLELVEKNIIPVDSAVKEAIKAGTQVNFSKPSDAFAFEEDSSNDGLSPEQARSEDSQGSTESSAGTKSSELPPSAPSGPAQDHPRGIEGNTAELASGQSGQCNSPKQAVGQDSPPLPVPSVVKSKSSSDSKNRHKKPKDTKPKVKKLKYHQYIPPDQKAEKSPPPMDSAYARLLQQQQLFLQLQILSQQQQQQQQQQQQQQQHFNYPGMHQGQIKQSNEQMIKSSNASSTSVSNTPLSPVKTTFSGQTCVSSIKPGPLPSNLDDLKVSELRQQLRIRGLPVSGTKTALMERLRPFQECSSNAVPNFSEITTVTFPVTPTSTLSSYQSQSSTGMLSNGFYHFGSTSSTPPISPASSDLSVSGSLPDTFNDGPMSSPQFGLQPSPVHGSAEESLMSSMNGGSIQLELEGIDTEKDKMLVEKQKVINELTWKLQQEQRQVEELRMQLQKRKRSNGLEEKQQPSQHFFGVPIKQENAVSSCPFASKQTALKGQASSSDKLSNCGVPQLSHIVNSHCLEPAGQSTITSSTFLSPQCSPQHSPLGAAKSPQHISLPPSPNSHYLLAVSPGSQAEGRSASPQASSCLRTASQMTRSQQMDELLDVLIESGEMPANAKEDRSCLQKVPQITVSTGNSSTPLPKSSAPFEQVSSTQLPFEHCPGGGDAHLEVLLNAHSPLGRVGEITLLKMGGEESHFEGMIEGFSSKAADELLTSQEILQTPLSPMETQLSPSPADGSGLQMSFTESPWETMEWLDLTPPSSATGFSSLTPAGPSIFNIDFLDVTDLNLNTSMDLHLQQW
- the MYOCD gene encoding myocardin isoform X11, which encodes MVMNGVIKQDRSDHKNAPSGNEEEKAPKEKAAGEVRDGTKLQPPPFAERKNVLQLRLQQRRTREQLADQGIMPPLKSPSAFHEQRKSLERAKVIPTAIPTEDYLKHKIRSRPERSDLVNMHILQGTQVNFSKPSDAFAFEEDSSNDGLSPEQARSEDSQGSTESSAGTKSSELPPSAPSGPAQDHPRGIEGNTAELASGQSGQCNSPKQAVGQDSPPLPVPSVVKSKSSSDSKNRHKKPKDTKPKVKKLKYHQYIPPDQKAEKSPPPMDSAYARLLQQQQLFLQLQILSQQQQQQQQQQQQQQQHFNYPGMHQGQIKQSNEQMIKSSNASSTSVSNTPLSPVKTTFSGQTCVSSIKPGPLPSNLDDLKVSELRQQLRIRGLPVSGTKTALMERLRPFQECSSNAVPNFSEITTVTFPVTPTSTLSSYQSQSSTGMLSNGFYHFGSTSSTPPISPASSDLSVSGSLPDTFNDGPMSSPQFGLQPSPVHGSAEESLMSSMNGGSIQLELEGIDTEKDKMLVEKQKVINELTWKLQQEQRQVEELRMQLQKRKRSNGLEEKQQPSQHFFGVPIKQENAVSSCPFASKQTALKGQASSSDKLSNCGVPQLSHIVNSHCLEPAGQSTITSSTFLSPQCSPQHSPLGAAKSPQHISLPPSPNSHYLLAVSPGSQAEGRSASPQASSCLRTASQMTRSQQMDELLDVLIESGEMPANAKEDRSCLQKVPQITVSTGNSSTPLPKSSAPFEQVSSTQLPFEHCPGGGDAHLEVLLNAHSPLGRVGEITLLKMGGEESHFEGMIEGFSSKAADELLTSQEILQTPLSPMETQLSPSPADGSGLQMSFTESPWETMEWLDLTPPSSATGFSSLTPAGPSIFNIDFLDVTDLNLNTSMDLHLQQW
- the MYOCD gene encoding myocardin isoform X34, with translation MAPSSSHPPLRSGRMTEDYLKHKIRSRPERSDLVNMHILQAGTQVNFSKPSDAFAFEEDSSNDGLSPEQARSEDSQGSTESSAGTKSSELPPSAPSGPAQDHPRGIEGNTAELASGQSGQCNSPKQAVGQDSPPLPVPSVVKSKSSSDSKNRHKKPKDTKPKVKKLKYHQYIPPDQKAEKSPPPMDSAYARLLQQQQLFLQLQILSQQQQQQQQQQQQQQQHFNYPGMHQGQIKQSNEQMIKSSNASSTSVSNTPLSPVKTTFSGQTCVSSIKPGPLPSNLDDLKVSELRQQLRIRGLPVSGTKTALMERLRPFQECSSNAVPNFSEITTVTFPVTPTSTLSSYQSQSSTGMLSNGFYHFGSTSSTPPISPASSDLSVSGSLPDTFNDGPMSSPQFGLQPSPVHGSAEESLMSSMNGGSIQLELEGIDTEKDKMLVEKQKVINELTWKLQQEQRQVEELRMQLQKRKRSNGLEEKQQPSQHFFGVPIKQENAVSSCPFASKQTALKGQASSSDKLSNCGVPQLSHIVNSHCLEPAGQSTITSSTFLSPQCSPQHSPLGAAKSPQHISLPPSPNSHYLLAVSPGSQAEGRSASPQASSCLRTASQMTRSQQMDELLDVLIESGEMPANAKEDRSCLQKVPQITVSTGNSSTPLPKSSAPFEQVSSTQLPFEHCPGGGDAHLEVLLNAHSPLGRVGEITLLKMGGEESHFEGMIEGFSSKAADELLTSQEILQTPLSPMETQLSPSPADGSGLQMSFTESPWETMEWLDLTPPSSATGFSSLTPAGPSIFNIDFLDVTDLNLNTSMDLHLQQW
- the MYOCD gene encoding myocardin isoform X14, whose amino-acid sequence is MAPSSSHPPLRSGRMFCSYGFSREGPVSSWQTKASCHTEDYLKHKIRSRPERSDLVNMHILQDSAAEGSIQSTQMKLKRARLADDLNEKIALRPGPLELVEKNIIPVDSAVKEAIKAGTQVNFSKPSDAFAFEEDSSNDGLSPEQARSEDSQGSTESSAGTKSSELPPSAPSGPAQDHPRGIEGNTAELASGQSGQCNSPKQAVGQDSPPLPVPSVVKSKSSSDSKNRHKKPKDTKPKVKKLKYHQYIPPDQKAEKSPPPMDSAYARLLQQQQLFLQLQILSQQQQQQQQQQQQQQQHFNYPGMHQGQIKQSNEQMIKSSNASSTSVSNTPLSPVKTTFSGQTCVSSIKPGPLPSNLDDLKVSELRQQLRIRGLPVSGTKTALMERLRPFQECSSNAVPNFSEITTVTFPVTPTSTLSSYQSQSSTGMLSNGFYHFGSTSSTPPISPASSDLSVSGSLPDTFNDGPMSSPQFGLQPSPVHGSAEESLMSSMNGGSIQLELEGIDTEKDKMLVEKQKVINELTWKLQQEQRQVEELRMQLQKRKRSNGLEEKQQPSQHFFGVPIKQENAVSSCPFASKQTALKGQASSSDKLSNCGVPQLSHIVNSHCLEPAGQSTITSSTFLSPQCSPQHSPLGAAKSPQHISLPPSPNSHYLLAVSPGSQAEGRSASPQASSCLRTASQMTRSQQMDELLDVLIESGEMPANAKEDRSCLQKVPQITVSTGNSSTPLPKSSAPFEQVSSTQLPFEHCPGGGDAHLEVLLNAHSPLGRVGEITLLKMGGEESHFEGMIEGFSSKAADELLTSQEILQTPLSPMETQLSPSPADGSGLQMSFTESPWETMEWLDLTPPSSATGFSSLTPAGPSIFNIDFLDVTDLNLNTSMDLHLQQW
- the MYOCD gene encoding myocardin isoform X33, with protein sequence MAPSSSHPPLRSGRMFCSYGFSREGPVSSWQTKASCHTEDYLKHKIRSRPERSDLVNMHILQAGTQVNFSKPSDAFAFEEDSSNDGLSPEQARSEDSQGSTESSAGTKSSELPPSAPSGPAQDHPRGIEGNTAELASGQSGQCNSPKQAVGQDSPPLPVPSVVKSKSSSDSKNRHKKPKDTKPKVKKLKYHQYIPPDQKAEKSPPPMDSAYARLLQQQQLFLQLQILSQQQQQQQQQQQQQQQHFNYPGMHQGQIKQSNEQMIKSSNASSTSVSNTPLSPVKTTFSGQTCVSSIKPGPLPSNLDDLKVSELRQQLRIRGLPVSGTKTALMERLRPFQECSSNAVPNFSEITTVTFPVTPTSTLSSYQSQSSTGMLSNGFYHFGSTSSTPPISPASSDLSVSGSLPDTFNDGPMSSPQFGLQPSPVHGSAEESLMSSMNGGSIQLELEGIDTEKDKMLVEKQKVINELTWKLQQEQRQVEELRMQLQKRKRSNGLEEKQQPSQHFFGVPIKQENAVSSCPFASKQTALKGQASSSDKLSNCGVPQLSHIVNSHCLEPAGQSTITSSTFLSPQCSPQHSPLGAAKSPQHISLPPSPNSHYLLAVSPGSQAEGRSASPQASSCLRTASQMTRSQQMDELLDVLIESGEMPANAKEDRSCLQKVPQITVSTGNSSTPLPKSSAPFEQVSSTQLPFEHCPGGGDAHLEVLLNAHSPLGRVGEITLLKMGGEESHFEGMIEGFSSKAADELLTSQEILQTPLSPMETQLSPSPADGSGLQMSFTESPWETMEWLDLTPPSSATGFSSLTPAGPSIFNIDFLDVTDLNLNTSMDLHLQQW
- the MYOCD gene encoding myocardin isoform X7; protein product: MTLLGSEHSLLIRSKFRSVLQLRLQQRRTREQLADQGIMPPLKSPSAFHEQRKSLERAKVIPTAIPTEDYLKHKIRSRPERSDLVNMHILQDSAAEGSIQSTQMKLKRARLADDLNEKIALRPGPLELVEKNIIPVDSAVKEAIKAGTQVNFSKPSDAFAFEEDSSNDGLSPEQARSEDSQGSTESSAGTKSSELPPSAPSGPAQDHPRGIEGNTAELASGQSGQCNSPKQAVGQDSPPLPVPSVVKSKSSSDSKNRHKKPKDTKPKVKKLKYHQYIPPDQKAEKSPPPMDSAYARLLQQQQLFLQLQILSQQQQQQQQQQQQQQQHFNYPGMHQGQIKQSNEQMIKSSNASSTSVSNTPLSPVKTTFSGQTCVSSIKPGPLPSNLDDLKVSELRQQLRIRGLPVSGTKTALMERLRPFQECSSNAVPNFSEITTVTFPVTPTSTLSSYQSQSSTGMLSNGFYHFGSTSSTPPISPASSDLSVSGSLPDTFNDGPMSSPQFGLQPSPVHGSAEESLMSSMNGGSIQLELEGIDTEKDKMLVEKQKVINELTWKLQQEQRQVEELRMQLQKRKRSNGLEEKQQPSQHFFGVPIKQENAVSSCPFASKQTALKGQASSSDKLSNCGVPQLSHIVNSHCLEPAGQSTITSSTFLSPQCSPQHSPLGAAKSPQHISLPPSPNSHYLLAVSPGSQAEGRSASPQASSCLRTASQMTRSQQMDELLDVLIESGEMPANAKEDRSCLQKVPQITVSTGNSSTPLPKSSAPFEQVSSTQLPFEHCPGGGDAHLEVLLNAHSPLGRVGEITLLKMGGEESHFEGMIEGFSSKAADELLTSQEILQTPLSPMETQLSPSPADGSGLQMSFTESPWETMEWLDLTPPSSATGFSSLTPAGPSIFNIDFLDVTDLNLNTSMDLHLQQW
- the MYOCD gene encoding myocardin isoform X20, with translation MVMNGVIKQDRSDHKNAPSGNEEEKAPKEKAAGEVRDGTKLQPPPFAERKNVLQLRLQQRRTREQLADQGIMPRTQVNFSKPSDAFAFEEDSSNDGLSPEQARSEDSQGSTESSAGTKSSELPPSAPSGPAQDHPRGIEGNTAELASGQSGQCNSPKQAVGQDSPPLPVPSVVKSKSSSDSKNRHKKPKDTKPKVKKLKYHQYIPPDQKAEKSPPPMDSAYARLLQQQQLFLQLQILSQQQQQQQQQQQQQQQHFNYPGMHQGQIKQSNEQMIKSSNASSTSVSNTPLSPVKTTFSGQTCVSSIKPGPLPSNLDDLKVSELRQQLRIRGLPVSGTKTALMERLRPFQECSSNAVPNFSEITTVTFPVTPTSTLSSYQSQSSTGMLSNGFYHFGSTSSTPPISPASSDLSVSGSLPDTFNDGPMSSPQFGLQPSPVHGSAEESLMSSMNGGSIQLELEGIDTEKDKMLVEKQKVINELTWKLQQEQRQVEELRMQLQKRKRSNGLEEKQQPSQHFFGVPIKQENAVSSCPFASKQTALKGQASSSDKLSNCGVPQLSHIVNSHCLEPAGQSTITSSTFLSPQCSPQHSPLGAAKSPQHISLPPSPNSHYLLAVSPGSQAEGRSASPQASSCLRTASQMTRSQQMDELLDVLIESGEMPANAKEDRSCLQKVPQITVSTGNSSTPLPKSSAPFEQVSSTQLPFEHCPGGGDAHLEVLLNAHSPLGRVGEITLLKMGGEESHFEGMIEGFSSKAADELLTSQEILQTPLSPMETQLSPSPADGSGLQMSFTESPWETMEWLDLTPPSSATGFSSLTPAGPSIFNIDFLDVTDLNLNTSMDLHLQQW
- the MYOCD gene encoding myocardin isoform X27 — its product is MPRTQVNFSKPSDAFAFEEDSSNDGLSPEQARSEDSQGSTESSAGTKSSELPPSAPSGPAQDHPRGIEGNTAELASGQSGQCNSPKQAVGQDSPPLPVPSVVKSKSSSDSKNRHKKPKDTKPKVKKLKYHQYIPPDQKAEKSPPPMDSAYARLLQQQQLFLQLQILSQQQQQQQQQQQQQQQHFNYPGMHQGQIKQSNEQMIKSSNASSTSVSNTPLSPVKTTFSGQTCVSSIKPGPLPSNLDDLKVSELRQQLRIRGLPVSGTKTALMERLRPFQECSSNAVPNFSEITTVTFPVTPTSTLSSYQSQSSTGMLSNGFYHFGSTSSTPPISPASSDLSVSGSLPDTFNDGPMSSPQFGLQPSPVHGSAEESLMSSMNGGSIQLELEGIDTEKDKMLVEKQKVINELTWKLQQEQRQVEELRMQLQKRKRSNGLEEKQQPSQHFFGVPIKQENAVSSCPFASKQTALKGQASSSDKLSNCGVPQLSHIVNSHCLEPAGQSTITSSTFLSPQCSPQHSPLGAAKSPQHISLPPSPNSHYLLAVSPGSQAEGRSASPQASSCLRTASQMTRSQQMDELLDVLIESGEMPANAKEDRSCLQKVPQITVSTGNSSTPLPKSSAPFEQVSSTQLPFEHCPGGGDAHLEVLLNAHSPLGRVGEITLLKMGGEESHFEGMIEGFSSKAADELLTSQEILQTPLSPMETQLSPSPADGSGLQMSFTESPWETMEWLDLTPPSSATGFSSLTPAGPSIFNIDFLDVTDLNLNTSMDLHLQQW
- the MYOCD gene encoding myocardin isoform X30, with amino-acid sequence MVMNGVIKQDRSDHKNAPSGNEEEKAPKEKAAGEVRDGTKLQPPPFAERKNVLQLRLQQRRTREQLADQGIMPPLKSPSAFHEQRKSLERAKTEDYLKHKIRSRPERSDLVNMHILQAGTQVNFSKPSDAFAFEEDSSNDGLSPEQARSEDSQGSTESSAGTKSSELPPSAPSGPAQDHPRGIEGNTAELASGQSGQCNSPKQAVGQDSPPLPVPSVVKSKSSSDSKNRHKKPKDTKPKVKKLKYHQYIPPDQKAEKSPPPMDSAYARLLQQQQLFLQLQILSQQQQQQQQQQQQQQQHFNYPGMHQGQIKQSNEQMIKSSNASSTSVSNTPLSPVKTTFSGQTCVSSIKPGPLPSNLDDLKVSELRQQLRIRGLPVSGTKTALMERLRPFQECSSNAVPNFSEITTVTFPVTPTSTLSSYQSQSSTGMLSNGFYHFGSTSSTPPISPASSDLSVSGSLPDTFNDGPMSSPQFGLQPSPVHGSAEESLMSSMNGGSIQLELEGIDTEKDKMLVEKQKVINELTWKLQQEQRQVEELRMQLQKRKRSNGLEEKQQPSQHFFGVPIKQENAVSSCPFASKQTALKGQASSSDKLSNCGVPQLSHIVNSHCLEPAGQSTITSSTFLSPQCSPQHSPLGAAKSPQHISLPPSPNSHYLLAVSPGSQAEGRSASPQASSCLRTASQMTRSQQMDELLDVLIESGEMPANAKEDRSCLQKVPQITVSTGNSSTPLPKSSAPFEQVSSTQLPFEHCPGGGDAHLEVLLNAHSPLGRVGEITLLKMGGEESHFEGMIEGFSSKAADELLTSQEILQTPLSPMETQLSPSPADGSGLQMSFTESPWETMEWLDLTPPSSATGFSSLTPAGPSIFNIDFLDVTDLNLNTSMDLHLQQW